In Zingiber officinale cultivar Zhangliang chromosome 1A, Zo_v1.1, whole genome shotgun sequence, a genomic segment contains:
- the LOC122038306 gene encoding phytanoyl-CoA dioxygenase-like isoform X2, producing the protein MGIAGNLTAEQLDFFNVNGYLVVESFSGSEEIKEMRDRMEELLNGFDGSYSSIFSTTNQKHTDAYFFESAEKISFFFEEKAFGDDGCLKQPKELSINKVGHALHEIDPVFKKFSTSDKLLGMLFSLDYKKPVVIQSMYIFKQPGIGGEVTPHQDNSFLYTDPPSCTGLWLALEDATINNGCLWAIPGSHKNGLKRRFIRDENGVHFDEPSPSYDQKDFVPLEVKEGALVVIHGDLIHQSFENKSSKSRHALSLHVVETQEHEWAKDNWIRRKVDPVPLYAR; encoded by the exons ATGGGAATCGCCGGCAATCTGACCGCAGAGCAGCTTGACTTCTTTAATGTCAATG GTTATTTGGTCGTCGAATCGTTCTCGGGCTCCGAGGAGATCAAGGAGATGAGAGACCGGATGGAGGAGTTGTTGAACGGGTTTGACGGCTCCTACTCGTCCATTTTCTCGACGACGAACCAG AAACATACGGATGCTTACTTCTTTGAGAGCGCAGAGAAGATCTCCTTCTTTTTCGAAG AGAAAGCATTTGGAGATGATGGATGTTTGAAACAGCCAAAGGAGCTCTCCATAAATAAAGTTGGTCATG CCCTACATGAAATAGATCCCGTTTTCAAAAAGTTCTCAACCTCAGACAAGTTGTTGGGCATGCTTTTTTCATTGGATTACAAGAAACCTGTGGTTATACAATCCATGTATATCTTTAAG CAACCAGGCATCGGTGGAGAGGTCACTCCACACCAGGACAACTCATTCCTGTACACAGACCCTCCCTCTTGCACAGGATTATGGCTGGCACTAGAAGATGCAACCATCAACAATGGTTGTCTGTGGGCCATTCCAGGCTCCCACAAGA ATGGTCTGAAGAGGAGGTTTATTAGAGATGAAAATGGAGTACACTTTGATGAACCTTCACCATCCTATGATCAGAAAGATTTTGTACCATTAGAGGTCAAAGAAGGCGCTTTAGTTGTTATACACGGCGACCTTATCCATCAAAG TTTCGAGAACAAGTCGTCCAAATCAAGGCATGCCTTGAGCTTGCATGTTGTAGAAACCCAAGAACATGAATGGGCAAAGGATAACTG GATTCGAAGAAAAGTTGATCCAGTGCCACTTTATGCTCGTTAA
- the LOC122038306 gene encoding phytanoyl-CoA dioxygenase-like isoform X1, translated as MGIAGNLTAEQLDFFNVNGYLVVESFSGSEEIKEMRDRMEELLNGFDGSYSSIFSTTNQQKHTDAYFFESAEKISFFFEEKAFGDDGCLKQPKELSINKVGHALHEIDPVFKKFSTSDKLLGMLFSLDYKKPVVIQSMYIFKQPGIGGEVTPHQDNSFLYTDPPSCTGLWLALEDATINNGCLWAIPGSHKNGLKRRFIRDENGVHFDEPSPSYDQKDFVPLEVKEGALVVIHGDLIHQSFENKSSKSRHALSLHVVETQEHEWAKDNWIRRKVDPVPLYAR; from the exons ATGGGAATCGCCGGCAATCTGACCGCAGAGCAGCTTGACTTCTTTAATGTCAATG GTTATTTGGTCGTCGAATCGTTCTCGGGCTCCGAGGAGATCAAGGAGATGAGAGACCGGATGGAGGAGTTGTTGAACGGGTTTGACGGCTCCTACTCGTCCATTTTCTCGACGACGAACCAG CAGAAACATACGGATGCTTACTTCTTTGAGAGCGCAGAGAAGATCTCCTTCTTTTTCGAAG AGAAAGCATTTGGAGATGATGGATGTTTGAAACAGCCAAAGGAGCTCTCCATAAATAAAGTTGGTCATG CCCTACATGAAATAGATCCCGTTTTCAAAAAGTTCTCAACCTCAGACAAGTTGTTGGGCATGCTTTTTTCATTGGATTACAAGAAACCTGTGGTTATACAATCCATGTATATCTTTAAG CAACCAGGCATCGGTGGAGAGGTCACTCCACACCAGGACAACTCATTCCTGTACACAGACCCTCCCTCTTGCACAGGATTATGGCTGGCACTAGAAGATGCAACCATCAACAATGGTTGTCTGTGGGCCATTCCAGGCTCCCACAAGA ATGGTCTGAAGAGGAGGTTTATTAGAGATGAAAATGGAGTACACTTTGATGAACCTTCACCATCCTATGATCAGAAAGATTTTGTACCATTAGAGGTCAAAGAAGGCGCTTTAGTTGTTATACACGGCGACCTTATCCATCAAAG TTTCGAGAACAAGTCGTCCAAATCAAGGCATGCCTTGAGCTTGCATGTTGTAGAAACCCAAGAACATGAATGGGCAAAGGATAACTG GATTCGAAGAAAAGTTGATCCAGTGCCACTTTATGCTCGTTAA